Proteins encoded by one window of Chaetodon trifascialis isolate fChaTrf1 chromosome 15, fChaTrf1.hap1, whole genome shotgun sequence:
- the tmem150b gene encoding modulator of macroautophagy TMEM150B, with the protein MWLWALLPICLALFGTVGIWSVFAIAVTNGSVNLTDSFPYISECGMYNPQSCLFSQICNISAVLGLWIVVIRFQQVRDFGCHGKSNIISIVLGFIACFGISVVGNFQQSVMMGAHLFGAFLTFVVGLAYFWVQLYQTYQVQPPRGCCIGPIRAICCTLSTILVISMAVLHNVSYPSVAALCEWALVMIYFCLFGLFAAEFRHVDFHRLTVQKQGLKNNPPASVIMNEFAENALS; encoded by the exons ATGTGGCTGTGGGCTTTGCTCCCCATCTGCCTGGCTCTCTTTGGCACAGTGGGCATTTGGAGTGT GTTTGCCATCGCGGTAACAAATGGATCAGTCAACCTCACAGACTCATTCCCTTACATCAG TGAGTGTGGCATGTACAACCCTCAGAGCTGCCTCTTCTCCCAGATCTGCAACATCTCTGCTGTTTTAG GCCTGTGGATTGTGGTGATCCGTTTCCAGCAGGTGAGGGATTTTGGTTGTCATGGAAAGTCCAACATCATCAGCATTGTTTTGGGATTCATCGCGTGTTTCGGAATCTCTGTCGTCGGCAACTTCCAG CAATCAGTCATGATGGGTGCTCATCTTTTTGGAGCGTTCCTGACTTTCGTCGTGGGCTTGGCCTACTTCTGGGTACAGCTGTATCAAACTTATCAGGTTCAACCCCCTCGGGGGTGCTGCATTGGGCCTATCAGGGCGATCTGCTGCACCCTCAGTACCATCCTGGTCATCTCTA TGGCTGTTCTACACAATGTAAGCTATCCATCTGTGGCTGCTCTGTGCGAATGGGCCTTGGTCATGATCTACTTCTGCCTGTTTGGCCTCTTTGCAGCTGAGTTCAGACATGTCGACTTCCACCGCCTCACTGTACAGAAACAGGGTCTTAAGAACAATCCTCCTGCCTCAGTGATCATGAATGAGTTTGCTGAAAATGCACTTAGTTGA